TCCCAAATTTCATGTGGCACAGCATAGCCGTGAACACTTGAGCAACCACAAAAGTGAAGATCATATTCACCGAAACGTTCACACTTTGAAGGGCCGATCGAACCTCTAGAGAAAATATTTCACTTGGAACCAACCATCCCAAAGGCCCCCATGACCAAGCAAACCCTGCAGTGTATATGCATATGAACAACACCACTGCCCCGGCATACTCCTTCGACAATTCCCCGGCGACCCCGTCGATGCCGAACTTGTAAGCGATCATAGCCGTAACCACAACTTGAGATATGAACATTTGAGTACCACCTTCAAGGAAAAGAACCCTTCTCCCAAATTTATCAACAAGAAAAATGGAGACAACGGTGGAGAGGCAATTGACTGTTCCAGTAATCATGGCGGAGATTAAAGAGGCAGAGTTTCCAAATCCAAGTGTTTTAAACAAAACAGGAGCATAGAAAGTGATGACATTGATTCCAGTCAATTGCTGAAAAAATGGGATGGCTATTGCCATTGCAAGCTGTGgcctatattttcttttgaacaaTGCACTCCATTGGTTCTTCACTTGCTTTGATGCGTCCCTAGCTGCCACCAAATCGGCTAGCTCGGCGTCTACGTCGTCGACTCCTCGAACTTTCTTGAGAAGCTCCTTGGCCTCGTCGTGGCGGTCACGCTCGATTAGAGAGCTCGGGGTGTCGGTGAGGGTCATGGAGCCGAAAATTATGATCATGGCTGGGACCATGGCTCCTCCAAGGCTGAGCCTCCAACCCCAACCTCCGGGGATCAACGAGAAGGCGTAGTTGAGAACGTTGGCTATTAGAATGCCAATTGTGATCATGAGTTGAAAGAGATTGTTGAGAGATCCTCTGTATTTATAAGGCGCCATTTCGGATAGATAAATTGGCACCGActgcaaaacaaaataagaatattgttaggaatcacgatcATCCAGTTCgaatataatttgatttttgcGAGCAAAAGGGTTATATTAGAAACCTGATTAGCGCAACCAATGCCGAAACCGAGAAGTAAGCGGCCGGCGATGAGCATGGAAACGGTTTGAGCAAAGCCGTTGAGAAGAGCACCGGCGAGAAACAGAATGCCGCCCATGAGCATCGTAATTCGACGGCCACACTTTCGACTGACGGTGGCGGCCACCAGGGAGGAGACGAGAGCCGCCAGATAAAGGGAGGAGGTAAAAAGAGTCAAAATTTGACTGTCAAATTTACAGTATTGATTATTGGATGGATCTGTGGATGTTTCTTTTTCGTATACGGCTGGGAAAAACTTGGATAAGAATGAATCCATGGAGGTCACTCCACCTGAACAAAACCAAGACAAACACccattattatgattattattgtattataattattaattaaaagaaagaaaaaaaaaatggaattattaAATTACCTGAGATACCCAAATCATATCCAAAAATTAACCCGCCAGAGGCTGCAATGAAGCAGGTATAAAACACTTTCCAGGTAAATTTTCCTGGATAATTTTTTCCTGTCTCTGAAACCACCGTAATTCCACCCGCCATtctccaaagaaaaaaaaattgtgggaGGAAGGGATAATGTTATTGGGTAAAGATAAAGTTACTGGGCAGTCTttatttatactaaaaattatgataggtagttagattttgaatttcaaataacAGTTATATTTGATTGGgtcatattaaaatttatagtcGGTTCtgttagattttattttatttttattttaaataacaattttttttttttaatttatttatattttaaatattttattacgatttataattatcttttaaaaatttatttaattattcatttgttatacttaaaaatattcttttaatcacgaaagaaattgattataaatttaaatttatagttaagattgatatatttattcaataacgAATCGATTTCATATAGTTAGACTAGTTCCGATTCAATTTAATGTAAAGTTGaatccaaaattaatattcaataaataaaaattcttttatttaaaaattaatatttagtaaataGTTACCTTctatcttaaatatttttgttaaatacaaatttataatggtagaagttggaaaaaaaatcgaaaaaataagagaatactcaaaattatttagagttcataatgtatttttaaattactaaaacaatattcatacacactaattattaaattaaaaatagaaagtaaTGAGGAGAAGTTGGTacaaactttaattttttttttttaatatgaaaatggtaaaataaataaataagtagaTATTGagtgatttattttatatgagaACGTgtgtttaatttaaattttaatttcaatgaaTGAGTAGGtacaaatttaaagttaaaaaaattattcaatacttttaaaattaaacaataaaataaatatttaattaaaaaaaaattattataatattgtgGCTAAAAATCAGCCACGTGAAttcaattctaattttattcattCTCTACCTCAtgcttaataaaaaaaaaaaatatatatatatatatatataaaggtgAAGTCAATgaatttgtttgatatttataagCACTAAATATGAATAGAACAAATCCAAACCAAATTGACTGTCTTTTTTTAAACACCAAAATTGTAATGATGAAGAAGACAAATTGTGTTCGAATTTCAATtcctaaatattaaaacaaattcattaattttttttttttttgtttatcatgTAATTCTGTCATGGCTTCTTTGACTTCCTCTTCTGCGTCATCTTCATCGACCAAGAAGCATCCTTTGTACAGAGGAATTCGGTGCAGGGGTGGAAAATGGGTGTCGGAGATCCGGGAGCCACGTAAGACGACACGCATATGGCTCGGTACATTTCCGACACCCGAGATGGCTGCCACAGCTTACGACGTTGCCGCTCTCGCTCTCCGAGGTGATCAAGCCATCCTTAACTTCCCCTCCTCTGTTGCCTCCTATCCTGTTC
This sequence is a window from Cucurbita pepo subsp. pepo cultivar mu-cu-16 unplaced genomic scaffold, ASM280686v2 Cp4.1_scaffold000313, whole genome shotgun sequence. Protein-coding genes within it:
- the LOC111784962 gene encoding sugar transport protein 12-like, with product MAGGITVVSETGKNYPGKFTWKVFYTCFIAASGGLIFGYDLGISGGVTSMDSFLSKFFPAVYEKETSTDPSNNQYCKFDSQILTLFTSSLYLAALVSSLVAATVSRKCGRRITMLMGGILFLAGALLNGFAQTVSMLIAGRLLLGFGIGCANQSVPIYLSEMAPYKYRGSLNNLFQLMITIGILIANVLNYAFSLIPGGWGWRLSLGGAMVPAMIIIFGSMTLTDTPSSLIERDRHDEAKELLKKVRGVDDVDAELADLVAARDASKQVKNQWSALFKRKYRPQLAMAIAIPFFQQLTGINVITFYAPVLFKTLGFGNSASLISAMITGTVNCLSTVVSIFLVDKFGRRVLFLEGGTQMFISQVVVTAMIAYKFGIDGVAGELSKEYAGAVVLFICIYTAGFAWSWGPLGWLVPSEIFSLEVRSALQSVNVSVNMIFTFVVAQVFTAMLCHMKFGMFIFFAFFVVVMSIFIYKYLPETKGVPIEEMTLVWQKHPYWGKYIENGEDVEQNETFENDDDRNGRLNSMVESDLEV